The region CCACCATGTAAATATTATGGGCTCAATCTGGGGTTGGGCATcgaaaagtaacttttttccataaaatggatggaaccaaatgctgtaaaacattgatttattttcttgccAACAATTAGACTTCTCCATTTTCCCTCCAGAGTATGGGACCttgatttcaaaatgaaatccaacatttactttcatctgaaaagaggACTTCGGACCACTGGGCAACAGACCTGTTTCTCCTTAGGCCAGCACAGATGTTTCTGACGTTTTTGGTTTCATGAGTGGCTTGACACACAGAATTCTACAGCTGTGGCCCATGTCATGCAGACGTCTATGTGGTGGTTCTTGATGCACTTACGCCAGCCTCAGGCCACTCCTTACGAAGCTCACCCAGATTTCTGAATCGCTGTTGCTTGACAATCCTCTCAAGGCTGCGGTCATCCCTCACTTATGCACCTTTTTCAGCCACATTTCCCCCTTGCTCTTAACACTCTGTTAATATACTTTGATACAGCGCTCTGTGAGCATCCAGCttcttttgcaatttatttttgagaccTTTTCTCCTTATGGAGGGTGTGAATTATGGTTATCTGCACAACCATCAAgtcagcagtcttccccatgattCTGAAGCCTACTAAGCCAGACAGACAGACCATTTAAAAGCTGAGGAAAACCTCTGCAGGTGTTTTGCATTAATTAGCTGACAAGATTGGGACACAGGGAGCCTAAACTTTGTCATgatattctatccatccatccatcccttttctgagccgcttctcctcaatagggtcgcgggcgtgctggagcctatcccagctatcatcgggcaggaggcgaggtacaccctgaactggttgccagccaatcgcagggcacatacaaacaaacaaccattcgcactcacattcacacctacgggcaatttagagtcatcaattaaactaccatgcatgtttttgggatgtgggaggaaaccggagtgcccggagaaaacccacacaggcacggggagaacatgcaaactccacacaggcggggccggggtttgaactgctgtcctcagaactataggggcagacactctaaccagtcggtcactgtcatgatattctaattttatGAAATACTGGATTTGGTTTTGtgtctttctgccataatcatcaaaatgaaacaaaggcttcaaatatttcactctgtgtggTGTGCCAACATACAAGTTTCaatttttgaaacaaaatattgaaataaaaggGCCTTTCcattgatattcaaatttttgggcAAATACCTGTAGACAAACAAGAATTGACACTCACATCCATACCTATGGTTAGTTTAGGTTCTAAATTGTATGACtcaattttagtcttcaaatcaGCTCATATGCGCTGCCTTGagaaagtattcataccccttGAAATTGTTCACATAATACCACCTTACAAccactaacttttttttctttaaattgacaGTTGATGTGATCAACCAACACAAAGTATCACTTAACTATGAAGTGGAATGGAAATGATGTATAGCAAAAAATTAAGCAaagattaaaaattttaaatttggtGTGCTTTGTATTCAGAATACCTTTTCAAGGCACTTATGTGGAGGGAAGACAGAGTACGCTGTGAAAACCTATGCAAGCTCCAGACAACAAGGccaaacatgctaaccactaggccaGTGTTCTGGCTttatcattatccatccatccattttcttccgcttatcagaggtcgggtcgtgggggcagtacaaTTAGCAgcgacacccagacttccctctccccagccagttcatccagctcttccggggggatcccgaggcgctccGAGGATAGCTGgaagacagtctctccagcgtgtcgcgggtcatccccggggtctcctccctcagcagggaggcgtccgggacgcatcagaatcagatgccccagccacctcatctggctcctctcaatgtggaggagcagcggctttactcataggtgagtgtaggaacgtagatcgaccggtagatcgaccggtaaattgatcgaccggtaaattgagagcttcgcctttcggtccttctttaccacgacgaaccgatacaaagtctgcatcactgcagacgctgcaccgatctgcctgtcgatctcccgttccattcttccctcactcgtgaacaagacctcaagatatttgaactcctccacttagggtAGGATCTCCTCCCCGACCTGGAAAGGGcaagccacccttttccgattgaggaccatggtctcagatttggaggtgccgattttcatcccagccgctttacACACTATTGCGAACCgcttcagtgagagttggagatcacggcttgatgaagccaacagaaccacatttacaaaaagcagacaatactgaggccaccaaaccggacccactCTCTGCCTCAGCTGTCCCtcaaaattctgtccataaaagttatgaacagaatcggtgacaaagggcagccttggcggactcCAACCCTCACAGGaaacgagtcagacttactgccagcaatgcggaccaaattctgacaccagttgtacagggaccgaacagcccgtatcagtgggttcggtaccccatactcctgaagcaccccacacaggactccccgagggacacggccttatccaagtccacaaaacacatggagactggttgggcgaactcccatgtagcctcgaggaccctgccgagggtgtagagctgctccactgttccacggccaggacgaaaaccacactgctcctcctgaatccaagatttgacttcccggcGGACCCCCTCTCCAgcaaccctgaatagaccttaccagggaggctgatgagtgtgatccccctgtagttggaacacaccctccggtcccccttcttaaaaagtgggaccaatactccagtctgccaatcaatgtccacgcgatgttgcagaggcgtgtcaaccaggacagccccacaagatccagagcctttaggaactccaggcaagtctcatccacccccgggcgGTTGCCACCGAGGaccttttaaccacctcagtgacctcaaccccagagataactcctcccatgccagagtttttgcttcagcgaccaccaaaggtgcattccgcttggccagccgatacccataagctgcctcaggagtcccacaagccaaaacggaccgataggactccttccgcttgacggcatccctcactgttggtgtccaccaacggatgCGGGGATTGCCGTcatgacaggcaccaaccaccttacggccacagctccggtcagccgcctcattctgtcggaggtgaaactccttctgacaggggattctgacagacgTGCGCAGCAGactctcacaatacgtttgggcctgccacgtcggaccggcatcttagcccaccatcggagcaaactcaacactaggtggtgatcagttgtcagctccgcccctctcttcacccaagtgtccaagacatgcggccgcaagtccaatgacacaaccacaaagtcgatcatcgaactacgACCTAGGGTGTCAAGTGCACGTGTAGACACCCTTATTCCAATGTTTGAATAATACATGTCAATGAAGACGCATACCTGTGATTGTGTCAGTGAGGTCCTGGTCATGGGTCTTCCTCAATAATCGGACCAGTGCTGGCACTCCATCACAGTTCTTGATAGCGATCTTGTTGTCTGGGTCTCGTccatatgaaatattttttagcgCTCCGCAGGCTGAATGGTGCACGTCTTTGCTGGGGTGGTCCAGCAGTGACACTAAGGCCGGGATACCCTTCAGGCGCCGCACCTCTGACTTAACCTGGAAAAATGGCAATTAAATCAGCAAAATAACAACAGGGATTCAAGATGAAATGGCTGTAATTTATGGGGAACTCTGTTTCACCTTGTCATTTTTGAATGTGAGATGCTGAAGGAAGGCCGCTGCATTGGTTTTGACAGGATCCAAGCGGTAGTTCAACATGGCGATCACCTCTGGCAGCTCTGGTTGTCTCCATGAGGAGGGAGGACCTTTCCTCAGTGTGCTGTCTAAGGAAGCCATGCTCCCTCGCTCCAGGGTCATGGGAACACCCCAGGCGTATGGATCAACTCCTCCCATATCACCATCCAGAGTATCTTCAAAGCTCCTGTATGGGAAGCAGTCGGATAATTGCTGTAATGCATGTATGCAAGTCGAACATTTACATATGTCTGTGCTGTGTCACCTTAGTCTTCGCCTGTCCATACCACCTGGGCCAGGACCCAGCCGTGGCATGGTGCCGTAACCCCCAGGGTGCATGGGTGGAGGCCCCATGCTGTACTCTTCATAGCCCACGCTACGCTGGTCATCTTCCAGACCATAGTGTCCTTGGCCGTATCGCATCTCCATTGCTGAGCCCATGGCCCTCATTCCCCTGCCCACCTGAGGCTGTGCTGCATAGGGGTCCATCTGCTGGCGGCTCGGGGCCCGGTAACCAGAATCAAGAGTTCTGTAGCCATCAACTGGCCTGCAAAAAGAGAAAGTATAAAAATGGCAGTGAAAAGCATCTAAAaacagtggtactttgacttacaagtgcctcAAATTACAAATTTTGAGTTATAACCAGTCGCTTGGCTTGAGAGATGAGATATGCGGCCATTCGAACGATTGGGGGGAGTAGAcccacagtcgctgatgcactgactttttttttttttttttttttaaataaaaatgggacaaacagtcaaacgcacaaatacaaaatgagaacacttgcaaggagcaacAGTAGGTCAAAACTCATGCACAGGCGCTCACGTGCCGACAAACAAGGCAAGTTGACCCGAGTTAAAGGACCTATCTAATGCTGTGAACATGGGCACTTATTCCATTGTTCAGGACTTAAAAACGATATCTGCAGGGAAAAAAATTCTGTactaattttaggcttgttttctgatgacatttcACTTTCAGACAGATTTTGGCCCACCCACATTTAGGGCGGAATCTGCATGAGCTTGCTGACGTCAGCGACACAAGGCGAACACATTGCCGTATACTAGTAAGTGTTCTTGGTTGCTTCATAAATTCATACTATTGGTCTGTACCCAATTCTCCATGTTATATTTATGCAATATTAACTAATTTACCAAtttaacaaattttaaaaaaaaaaaactaattttaagTGATGGAAATAGCTTTAGAACAAATTTATAAATACTCTATTTCCTTaaaacccaaataaaaaaaatattttcaaatccttttcaacctatattcaattcaatacactacaaagacaagatatttaatgttctactGATAAACATTGCTTTTAACCCAACTATtcgctcatttttaattttaagcctgcaacacgttccaaaaaagctgtgacgtGCATGTTAAGCACTGCTACATcatctttccttttaacaataaTAAGCATATGGCAATTGAGGACACTAACAGTTCAACCTTTGTCGgttgaattatttcccattcttgctttatgtacaacttcagttgctcaacagtcttcTTGTCGCATTTTGCgattcataatgcaccacacattttcaaatgggagAAATTGGTGAACATCGCCCCATTCTTCCTTGTGAATAGCAGCCTTTCAAGGATGCttattttatacccaattataACACTAACCTACCGGTTTCCACTCAACCTATTCAACtctggaatgttccaaacaaccTTTTCAACtctggaatgttccaaacaggtgtttttttttttagccatgagagaatatttgcaaaaaacatcattcatcagtttgaacattaaaaatctttgtagtgtattcaatgaatcATAGGtcaaaaaggatttgcaaatcattctgttttcatttatgttttacacaatgtctgAACTTTATTGGAGTTGGGGTTTGTACATTGCGATGTGAAAAAAAGCATTACATACTCGTGATGTGAAAATCAGCAGATAATTATTTTCCCCTCTCTGTATTGTTTGGACAATTTATAACAGCTACAGTAGAAAATGAACTACGCTCAGTAAAGCAGAAGTAGTCCGAAACCAACATTTTCACTTCCGAtaccaatattgcagccttgaattttggccCATACCGATATCGGCCCGATCCAATATCGGCAATAATCAgacatccatccctccattttctgtactgcttatcctcactaggctcgcaggcatgctggagcctatcccaggtgactctgggcgagaagggggtacaccctgaactggtcgccagccaatcgtagcaatcacattcacacgcataggcaatttagagtaaccaattaacctaccatgcatgtttttggaatgtgggaggaaaccatactttatttattttgtagtatggaatgttagaaaagacttgaagtgatattactcaaacagataaatataaccagcaacagtaggtatgaggaaaaactgactCATTATtgaccaatgggttacataaggtaactaaaaataagaatgtacctcaattgaataaaataaaaattatattaggaaatcctgaaaaatcacTTCAATCaaaccaataacaaaaatatatttaaattgcaacataaatATTGCTTGAGGTAAACATACGCATATATTCTAAATTTGAagattcaaaaataaattagaaaaccatgaaaaataatctcaataaTCTCTtatataatgatatatatatatatatatatatatatatatatatatatatatatatagctctCTTCCAAGTGCTCCCgacccttcccccccccccagtgtaaCTTGTTGCGACATACGTACGTTCGTCACATACTTAAGGgctatacagtaaatgcaggtgTGTAACCGTTTTCCAGTGTCATCTTTGATAGTTATACAAGAAGTATataacactctgggctgctccgtgtgtgttgtttgaagggttATCATTTACCGTCACATCCGTtttaatcttattagcatgtccaaccagGTCCCTTTGCTGGTtacttattaatattacagcTTGTTCGCTGCAtaacacagcacaccaacatcgcaggaccctgcgatgtgactaccGCTCACATTTACATGATGACGAAGCTCTAAAAACATATCGCGCAGCCCTAAGATtgattattggaaatgactgccagtttcattttcttcagcaaAAAGTACATAGAACTTGTTCGTGAAATATAGGCCAGTTGGATGCTATAGGTCATTTAAGCTCcggatgtcactcactagggcACACCCCCTAAAGGCAAAGCTAAATTTGAGACATTTGGCTTGTCCAAGTGTGCAGTTATTAAACGTTATAAAAACCTGTTCATTTCAGTTTATaacacagtgctatttttcttgaaaacatgtAACAAGTTTCTTTTGAatggattaatggtatttcaacatttttttttaatgaggaaattgtatttgataaacgagtaaattgagttatgcACTTGGTCACAGAACGATTTAAAACTCGTAAGGTACCACCAATTCAAAGAATGAACTATTCGGGTTTGAATTTACAGTTGTTAAATAAGGTTTTATGAATTAAGCATCAGAGTGCTACTTACATGTTATGATAGGAATAGGGATATTAtttatgcaataaataaatgttaagatTACCCTCTTAATGAAACCATATATAGTGGTGTCTTATTGACTCGTTTGGTAACAAAGAGTTTTCATGAAGTGGGAAAAAATTGTAGGGGAAATGTTGACTTTGCCTACATTTCACTAGTGACTGCTAAATCTTCCCTCAACACTCGCGTGCGTCATGGTGACGCGATTGTGacacacattgacagaaaaGCAGAACAACGCCAACTCCACAATAAATATGAATTAGAATTAACTAAACTTGTTAAGGACAAGCAGTGTGAACACAGAGTCCTGTACCTGTAGCGATCGTCCATGTGCGAGCCCCTGCTCAAGCTTGTGTATGCCTCTGATGGCGGTCCTCCCCTGTAGTCATCATAAACTCCTACAGGGCCGTAGTGGTAGTTTCTGGGCACCGTGGCAGTGGGGTAGTCCCCTCCCATCTGTCTGTATGGACGGTCCAGTGTTGCGCTATAGCCGCACATACCGGACATAGACATGCCGCCATTGATGGACATTGAGTCATTTGGCAGGACTGTGCGTGAGATGGGTTTCTTCATCTGTGACAGAGATTGGAGACAGGTTTTACTTTGAagttttttctttgaagtttttttccaGATTAAGAAAACTTCATCCCCACGGGGCAATTTATGCTGGTACACCACAAAATTTTAATTGTGTTACATTAGgggggtttacatggagccttgtaTTTCGATTATAAtcagtttagaagcccaaaccgaatgaaaatccTTCATGTAAACGCCTCATGTAAACGAGCCAAATCTGAATGCAATTTCATTcagtttcacaggggtggactatttcttttgccaaaccgatcagaagtaaatATTTATATCTATCTAAATCTATCTGAATCGTAATGGTGCCGGGCTGTGCTCCGTCTGCGCATGCTCTGTCTTTAACGTTACTGCACGGTGACGTCATAGTTTACACACGTAAATATGGCGCCTTCCAACCAGAGCTCACATGTGAtggttgtttttaactacttgtaacttgtttttaatcaagctgttgttttaataaaagtgtaaaaacagtgCCAGCTACTGTGTTAAGCAGATGACCGACATCCAgcttgataaatgacgtgatgTTTACAACGATGCGAGCATGTCACATGGCTATttcgattaaatgtagtgcacagaTATATACCCGATCAGAATAGAtaacgtcacatgtaaacagttgaccagagatcttcaatcggaattatttcaatcggaatgacaaaatagTTTAGTTTGCATTATTTCAGTTCATATTCTTAGGAAGGTACAACCCACCCCATTGTCAAGCCGCCGTGTGGTTCCTTCTTCAGAAAAGACAGAATGTGCTTCATGGGAGTCGTCCTCTGGTGTGTAGCTCTCGTCTAGAGCGCCGTGTGCTGGGTCCACCATTCTGTACTGTAACAACCCCAACCTCGGATTAAACCCACTAAACATTCACAATAgccaaacaataaaacatgttcATGAACTAACGTAAACACGTACCTGTGTGCTGTGTATGTAGGAGTCTGTCAATTTCAGTCGCTCGATGTCCGCATCCCCTAAACGCCCGTTCTAGAATGTGATAGAAAGAGACGAGTTTAAATTGTGTACAAACACCAACAATTCTACTGAGTAATGTCAGGTTAGGGTAGAGCTTGGCGATTATATGATCGAGATCGAAGATTGTGATAGATTTCCCGTCGATCTCGATTATGAACTGTTTGCATATTTCCTCGATCTAACATGGCTGGATGTGAGTGACAAAGGCCAATCAGAGTCATCCTTTTCCTGTTCAACTTCCGGTTGCCAGTTGGGAAACTCTGGGTCCAATTCAGCCGCCGTCACACAGAGCACACCGCGCCGGACCGGCGATGGAGGCAGCTGGCCGGTACGAGAGTTTCCATCGCCGGTTGTGTGGTAGCGTCTCCAAAGCGACCTGGAGCCAACTAGCTAATGTGTAAGGTATGTCAGGGTCCTCAAAAACAGGCAACACAGTTTATTCATTAGAAGAAGTACCACCACCACCCAAGTGATAATGTGGAGAGCATAAAAATGTGAGCACAGTCGGTACTGCCTGTCACTCACTGCACAGTACATgtagcattagcagttagccaCTAGTAGTGGTAAAGCCCACCGGACCAAAGCAACAGTCAATCGTTTTCAGGAAGGGTAAAATAGCAAAACTAGTTGttttctgtattattattattaaagatgatgcacatttgaaagtagcaataacagaataaaaaaataacaatagcaTCATAACTGGAGAATGACGTTTACAATCCAATTTGTCTTCATTATTCCAGAGGGgccagtttgttttattttgtatcttgTACCGCCAAAAATACACAAGACTTTAAACTAGTGCAcggttttatttttctacattcgtTGGGCTGTTGAGTGAAAATTGTTTGCCTTATGGGCTTAGTATGCCAATATCACTTTcgggttattgttttaaatattgactaTGAGGAGTGGTTTTaacaaaatgcattaaaatattGAACTACTTTCTAGCTTCTTTGGTTTTCAATGCAgatgctttaaaaacaaaagtttaaaaatgattaaaaaataaaataaaaatcgctATAATAATCAAGATGAGACgatatgaaaaacatttttttgccagatcgcccagccctaggttaaggcattttttcccccagtctATTCTCTTACGAAACACACAACAATAATAAGGTCCTTCAACCATGCTTGTGTGTTTATGGTCTGTGAATTACTGTGAGACATGAGGGAGGACATTCTGGAATACAGCCATTCATCCTTACACCCGACTTCCTCCTCTAATCAGTTACGTAATCGATGTCTGTCATCCTGTGTAAACCAGAGACTTTACTAAGCCTGAGTAACACTCGGTTTCACGCAACAATAGCTTCAGCTACTCTATCAGCATTAGCCTCAAGCTGAATCATTTGGGGATGAATACAACTGGGGTTAAATACATTCTGTGGCAGCTCCGACAGTTTGAGTATTTCCAAGCATTTTCtgtggaaatgtattttaatggcagtgaggttttttttttttttttttttttttttttttaaatgggaagTGGAGGTTCATGAGAAGGGAACATTTACATAAAATCTGGGCCTTCCCATAAAATCATCTCCTCTGCTCTGAATTCAAAGCAGTGATCCGAGAACAAGCAAAACATTGGTGGTATTGTCATTGGAAATTAAATAGTCAACATGAAGCTACACTACCTTCGCCACTGTCTCAGGCTTTATCTTTGGGCCCACCTTCTTATCAAGCGCGTTCAAGGATTTGCACAGTCAAAACAGTCTAATGAATGTCAGTGAGGCCAAAGGAAGAATAATATTTACAGATGGAATTAAAAATTTTCATCTCTGCTGCCAAGAGATGCCTTCGCTGTCTATCTGAATACAGCAAAACATGACCTCAAAGTACAATGACACGGGATCACCAGAAAGTTCAGCGCTTGTTGATAATCTAAAGATTTCTAGGCAGAGACATAATCTGATCATTTAAACAACAGCAGAGGCCTTTACACACACGAGTTGGAAACACAGTAGTAACTGGAGTGGGAAGTAGGAAAACTCATCTTCAAAACCGCCATTTTCTAGCATTACCGttttcagatttgttttaaaaattattcCATCATAATCGTCTCAAATAATATTTTGCCACCTTTATTAGCAACATAGCCCACATACTGATGGCTGCCAAATTGTATacacttaaaaatttaaatccATTTATTTTGCCTATTGGACCATATCATTGAATGACCAATAGACAACTCACAAGCATGTAGAAATGTTTCACTACGACACAGAAAGGGAGAATTAACAAAGGTGAAAAACTTGACTGTGTGCATGCGACAGCAACGACAGAtggccacattccaaaacatgctgGAACAAGAGGAGGAAAACAACTGAGATTCCATAAGAGGGGTTGACAAAAGGTGCGCTTCTGATGAGTGATGGCAAAGGCATGCTAAAAGTGCACGATGATAAAGATGATGACAACCGCCGACACGTTACCATTAGATGTGCAACGTTTTTTTACATGGCTGGGACTAGTGCAATGCATTGTAAATGCAGACTGACATATGACGGGACAAACACAGTATAGGAACGGTGGAGAGACTGGTGACTGAGATCAGCATGAGAAACTGATGAATTAATTAAGACGACCGGAAGGCGATGTTACATATATTTGAATGAGGGTACTTGCGTGGTAACATGGAGGCGAAAGGCATCCACAAGAGGGTCTGGACTAGActatttgttttggggtttttttgtgcaaattttGCTGGTGTTACCTGTGTGTGAGGGAGGGGGCGACCCAGCGCCGAAGGGCTGGTGGCAGAGAGGCCCactctcctcctctcctcttccAACGCCCTGGTCAGCTGTTCAAACTGCACCTCCTGCTCCCTGACCGACTCCAGCAGAGCTGCTGCGCTCTCGCACTGCTCCATACACACTACACCACCCCGAGGGGGAAGAGGGGGGTGTTACACGTTATATAGAGAAACGGAAGGATCTGggttttatttatgatttaagaaggcgatttttattttatttagttatttttttaaaacggtTTGGGGACAGACTACTATAAAATAAAAGGATCACACAAGGCATGGAATAAACAACAGTCATAATGAAAGTACTTGTTACGATTCTTTATGATCACCCCCCTTTTCTCTGACAAACCAAACAACACTGTTCGAGGAAAAGATGCGGGGTGTTTTGACTACAAACATCATTGTTGAGTTGCCGAAAAATGCAAACAGATAGTTCACTACAATTGTCCATTTCAGTGtaaccatttggccactgtccatgtctATGACATTTCATGCAGACGTACGCACTGTTGAGCCCgtaaaaaaacattgccaaaaat is a window of Phycodurus eques isolate BA_2022a chromosome 9, UOR_Pequ_1.1, whole genome shotgun sequence DNA encoding:
- the LOC133407290 gene encoding catenin delta-1-like isoform X3, which produces MEQCESAAALLESVREQEVQFEQLTRALEEERRRVGLSATSPSALGRPLPHTQNGRLGDADIERLKLTDSYIHSTQYRMVDPAHGALDESYTPEDDSHEAHSVFSEEGTTRRLDNGMKKPISRTVLPNDSMSINGGMSMSGMCGYSATLDRPYRQMGGDYPTATVPRNYHYGPVGVYDDYRGGPPSEAYTSLSRGSHMDDRYRPVDGYRTLDSGYRAPSRQQMDPYAAQPQVGRGMRAMGSAMEMRYGQGHYGLEDDQRSVGYEEYSMGPPPMHPGGYGTMPRLGPGPGGMDRRRLRSFEDTLDGDMGGVDPYAWGVPMTLERGSMASLDSTLRKGPPSSWRQPELPEVIAMLNYRLDPVKTNAAAFLQHLTFKNDKVKSEVRRLKGIPALVSLLDHPSKDVHHSACGALKNISYGRDPDNKIAIKNCDGVPALVRLLRKTHDQDLTDTITGTLWNLSSHDSVKMEIVDHALHALADEVIVPHSGWERADNGREESCKPRHLEWETALTNTAGCLRNVSSERSEARRKLRECTGLVDSLMYVVQSQINRKDVDNKLVENCMCLLRNLSYQVHREVPSCERYAETAPINQGPAPGSNKGGCFGSRKGKDEWFSKGKKDGDDENADQVDIPKRTMPAKGYELLFQPEVVRIYTSLLRESKNPSVLEAAAGAIQNLCAGRWTYGRYIRSTVRLEKGLPMMAELLAHGNDRVVRAMSGALRNLSIDNRNCELLGLHAVPHLVANLPGGQNQSGRALSEETVVSVLSTLTEVLGTSLEAAKTLRASQGIERLVLINKDGKRSDREVRGAGQVLQLVWAHKDLRRPLEKDGWKKTDFQVNLNPGTTNGPSTRANGTYGDSTTPLLDRGEKRNMIPLNDLGSEAYSTLDQRERRHTLDDTTDTFPKN